In one window of Nicotiana tabacum cultivar K326 chromosome 12, ASM71507v2, whole genome shotgun sequence DNA:
- the LOC107800578 gene encoding uncharacterized protein LOC107800578 — protein MGRVEFEGTIDPTVAEQWIECMERVFEQLECTNAAKFKYTISLLQNDAYDWWVSVPNAKAKPLVLTWDDFVKAFQYQQNFLRLSRYAGGIIDGERDKCKRFEEGLNGYIRKSVAILQLEDFFKLISAALTWERIGKEEASRR, from the exons ATGGGTAGAGTTGAATTTGAAGGCACTATTGATCCCACGGTAGCTGAACAATGGATCGAGTGCATGGAGAGGGTCTTTGAACAACTAGAGTGTACTAATGCTGCCAAATTTAAGTATACTATCTCTCTTTTACAAAATGATGCCTATGATTGGTGGGTAAGTGTGCCAAATGCAAAAGCAAAACCCTTGGTGCTAACTTGGGATGACTTTGTGAAAGCATTTC AGTATCAACAAAACTTTCTCAGGCTTTCTCGCTATGCTGGAGGTATTATTGATGGTGAAAGAGACAAGTGCAAAAGATTTGAAGAAGGTTTGAATGGTTATATTCGAAAGTCTGTGGCAATCTTGCAACTTGAGGATTTTTTCAAGCTAATTTCAgctgctcttacttgggaaagAATCGGCAAGGAAGAAGCTAGTAGGAGATAA